The DNA sequence TCTTCAATGATTTTTCTTCTTTGCAAGTGGTTTCCTGCCGACCTGTAATTTCTGTTTTGGCTCGGCATATAGTAATCGGGGTGCATTCCTATGCTTACGGGCGCGCGATTTCCGCTAAAATGCGTATGGAAAGTATGCTTCATTGTAGCAAGTACTTCGTCTGCTCGCATTTGTGCGCCGCCCCACGCTTTGGGAGCCATAAGATTGAAATCGAAGCCCGTGATATTTCCCGTATTTTTGTTAAACCAAGGCACGTTTCTTTGCGTTCTCGAGCGCAACCCGCGCCTGAAACCGAGTTCTCTCGCCAATGAGTCGTGCGGTACTATATAAGCATATACGGGAAGTATCCACATTCTCGAATTCGGAAATTTTCCTATGCCTTTATAACCCCAATCGTTTGCGCCCGACGACCATTCCGCTTGCATACTGTCGATAATTGAGCCGCCCGTAATTTGGTAGGGCCAAAATCTGTTGGTGCCGTCTTGGTCGGGTTGCATTCCTTCTTCGATTGAACTGTCGTACAAAAATCCGCGCCTTATCATTGCTTCAAATGCGGCTCTGTTGTATTCCAAAAACGGCGCGCGAAATCCGACAATTTTGCTTCTCGGAATTCCCAAGTTTGCTGTAAGCGCGAGGTCGTTTGAAATTATTTCGGCGTTCCAACGTTCTACCGGCAAAAGGCGTGCGTCTTCGCGCGGTTCGCTCCAATCGTCGGGAAACCAATGCGAAAATGTGTGATTTCCGATTTCGTGCCCTGCGTCAAACGCTCTTTTCCAAGCGTGCCAAGTTCTTGTGATTTCAGGCTCTTGCGCGAGCGTATGATTGTTTTGCGCATAACGCCCGTTCACAAAAAATGTCGCCAAAACAGGCGAGCCGTCGGGATTTTTGACGCTTCCCAAAAAGTTCACGAGCCACATAATCGCTTCGGGTTCGGCGCAATCGTCCGCTCCGATAAATACAAACTGCGGCACATTCTCCAAAGGAAAATCGCCCGGGTGAAGAGGGGACTGCTGACGGAAATTAACCGCAAACGCCGCCGTCGCCATACACAAAAGGGTCAAGGTTTTTTTGAGCATAAAAATATCTCCTAAAACAAAAAAATGATAATAACAAGGTAAAAATAATATCTGCGCACTCGCAGGGGCAAAAGATTTTTTGCCCATTATGTCGAAAATTGCCGCAGTATCACAATTTGGGCGTATGCAATACGCCCTTACATTATATACTACGCATTTGCCGTCGCTGTTCGCATTCCGATTTGTTCGGCGTAATCCAAATCCCATTTATTTGCGGAAATAAACAGTACTTCTTTGGGCAAAATTTTCAAGTCGTAGATAGTATCAAACATTTTTTGATGCAAAACGCGGCTTTGTTTATTCATCTTAAAATCGTACGAAAAAAAGCACAAATCGTCGTCGAAAATGTCGAGGTAATCATCGCTTATTCCGTCCTCGCGAAGAAGTAGCGAAAGTTCAAAGGTTGTGAAAAATTGCGTGTTTGCCAAAAGTCCCAATTTAATTCCCTTGTTTTTTAGGTCGATAAGCGTTTTGCCTAAGTTTTTGTACAGTGCAGTCCGTCCGAAAGAGTGAAAATGGAAGAAATACGCGATACATTTTGCAAAATCGTCGCGGTCTTCAATGCCGTATTGAGCGCAGTCGTAGCCGTTTCGCGCTAACATTGCCAAAATCAAATTCCAAACGTCGGCGACTTGCGGCTCGGAAAAATTTTTGCCGTTTTTTTCGTCTCTTTCTTGAAGCATAAGTAAAAGCCCGCCGTAAAAATTGGCAAGCGTTGTTTGCGGGGGAGTGGCAGGGTCGATTTTTTTAAGCGTTTCAATAAAGCCAAATTCTTCGGCGGTTTTCAAAAAAACATTTGCCTGATACTCTTTTTTTTCGTCGTCGTTTGCAAGTTTAACGGGGCAAAAATTTATTAACGTACCATATATATCAAAAATCGCGACTTTTACACTGTCGAGTTTTTTAGCGGATAAATCGCAAGTAAATGCGGTATTATGCGAATGGTTTTTCGCTTCCTTTTTATGAAGCGCGGCAGCATATTCAGCGGCAATCGACATTGTTTTCTCCTTCCAACAAAAAATCAATTACATTTTTAATTTTTATTCCATCGTAAGACGTTATGAAATTTTTATCTTGCGACAAAATTATTTTTTCGTGATTGTCTCTTATAGATTTGAGCGGAGTTATTTCCCTCTCAAAAGTGCTTTCGTTTACTAAACTTTCGCTTACCTGAAAATAGATTTTTTCTTTTGGCGTTTCAGCAATAAAGTCAATTTCAAAGTTCAAAAATTTTCCTATGTGGACTTTGTATCCACGGCGCAAAAGTTCAAAAAACACAATGTTTTCTAAGATATGCCCTTTTTCGGTATCACGATAACCAAGCAACATATTTCTTAAGCCGATATCAACAATATAATTTTTTCCGAGCGTTTTAAGCAGCGACTTCCCTTTAACGTCGTATCGCTTTAATTCGTAAAAGATAAAAGCGTTTTGCAATGCCGCAATATATGCCTCAATTGCTTTGTTTGGCGCTGTTTTATGTTCTATTTCTTTATTGCTTATAAGATAATTCGATATACTGTTTACCGAATTTATGGAGCCAATGCTGTGCGCCAAAAAATCCGTTAGCTTTTTCAATAAAACAGAGTCCGTTATTTTGCTTCTTTGGATAACATCTTTGACAATAACCGTATTGTAAACCCCTTCAAGCATTTCGTAAATCATTTTTTCGTTAAAACCATACTCGGCAACTGCAGGCATTCCGCCATATTTTGCGTATAGTATAAATTTATCTTCTATGGTTGAGTCAGAGGTAAAATTGTTAAAATCTAAAAATTCCTTAAACGAAAGCGGGAGCATTTTTATCTCGATATATCGTCCCGAAAGCAATGTCGAAAGTTCGGAAGAAAGCAGATAAGCGTTGGAACCCGTTATGTATATATCAACATTAAAGTCCACCAAAAAAGAATTTATTGCCTTTTCCCATTTATCGACCATTTGTATTTCGTCAAAAATAAGATAGGTTTTTTCTTTTGTCG is a window from the Chitinivibrionia bacterium genome containing:
- a CDS encoding ATP-binding protein, with the translated sequence MPELENENYKSRPTYLKTLLDYKDKKVIKIITGMRRCGKSTMLKIFANELQKAGIAQERIIEINFESMKFNEITDCNALYSHIARRITTKEKTYLIFDEIQMVDKWEKAINSFLVDFNVDIYITGSNAYLLSSELSTLLSGRYIEIKMLPLSFKEFLDFNNFTSDSTIEDKFILYAKYGGMPAVAEYGFNEKMIYEMLEGVYNTVIVKDVIQRSKITDSVLLKKLTDFLAHSIGSINSVNSISNYLISNKEIEHKTAPNKAIEAYIAALQNAFIFYELKRYDVKGKSLLKTLGKNYIVDIGLRNMLLGYRDTEKGHILENIVFFELLRRGYKVHIGKFLNFEIDFIAETPKEKIYFQVSESLVNESTFEREITPLKSIRDNHEKIILSQDKNFITSYDGIKIKNVIDFLLEGENNVDCR
- a CDS encoding polysaccharide deacetylase family protein; the protein is MLKKTLTLLCMATAAFAVNFRQQSPLHPGDFPLENVPQFVFIGADDCAEPEAIMWLVNFLGSVKNPDGSPVLATFFVNGRYAQNNHTLAQEPEITRTWHAWKRAFDAGHEIGNHTFSHWFPDDWSEPREDARLLPVERWNAEIISNDLALTANLGIPRSKIVGFRAPFLEYNRAAFEAMIRRGFLYDSSIEEGMQPDQDGTNRFWPYQITGGSIIDSMQAEWSSGANDWGYKGIGKFPNSRMWILPVYAYIVPHDSLARELGFRRGLRSRTQRNVPWFNKNTGNITGFDFNLMAPKAWGGAQMRADEVLATMKHTFHTHFSGNRAPVSIGMHPDYYMPSQNRNYRSAGNHLQRRKIIEDFVNYVLQYPEVRIITGANLIAWMQNPVALNSDIPVLNERGEPSRPQQVVRTARPQERETLQNNGGYNGLPLADSETKIEDAQTITQETNAE